The window GGAACAACTCCACCTCACCTAAAATAAAAGTAGATTTCGACCAAAAAAGGGGTAAACATTTttccatcatcaccatcatccctctttttctctctgttcactgttcactgaTCTGTCACTCTTTAATTTTAAAGCACCCTTTCACACACGAAACCCAGAGGATTGGTGGGCTCTTTCATTCAGACACCGGAGTGGATATCAGAAGTCACATAAGTTTCATGTATTGTAAAATTCATGACATTAGTGTTAGGAGTTTTGCCCTTACAGCAGGTGGCTGAAGAGTAACAAGTTGGGTCATACAGACGGTTGGAGAAGAATGGCAGCCatgataaatatttgttttgtattttgagaATGCTTGAGGGCATTTACCAACCaatatgtatatttaaaaagtcTCAAAACCTGCTTTACAGACATTTATCTCTCTGTTTTCAGATATACGATCacttccaaaaaagttgggatacAGTgtaaaacagacataaaacacaatgtaataatttgctaatccttttttgacatatactcagctgaaaacagtacaaagacaatatatctgatgtttttacttcatcagcttcattgatttttataaacacctgcttattctgaatttgataccAGCAGCATGTTTCAAACATGTTGAGACAGGAGCAACAGAAGACGGGCGACGTTGCTGAAtgctcagaaaacacattctgttgtgtttccatTAGCCTTCCTGAAGAGTTATTGTGAGTGGTGTTGCTGTGGGACTTGTCTGATTTTTAAGACTTTTGAACTTTTATGTGTTGGTTACGTACATTGTTGTTGAAAATATATAGCACGCTCGTCTTGTGTGCATGATTTTTCCTAGTTTGTGTTAAAGCTGGCAACAGTTAGCTaaatcagaggaggagagagctcAAGAAACACTGCATCAACAAAGGCCATTTCAAGTGTCTCAGATCCACTTCATTCACATTTAGCCACAGACAGGTGTTTCCAGTGGCCAGACCACAGACATGCTTGCACTAGACCTTGATCTTGGCTTTGCAGAGTCTGCCCCACTCCACTCCAAAGTGGTGATGATACCCTGTTATCACCCAAAAACGCCAGAAGaaacttaaatattttacttacaacaacaacagtcacaCCAGAACTCTCAAGCTGGCAACTATCAGttaattcacacaaacacatagatgAATCACATTAACGAGCCAGGAGTAAGACACAAGTTTTATCGACTCAAGATGCTCCCTCACCCTCACAAGTCATTCAGTGACTGAACTTTCCTGGGGTCAGCTGAATACTGAAAAAAGATCAGTGTGTCTTCTGTGTGATAACGTGTGCTAAAGTAACTGATGATGGTTTTTTCCTGTCTCTAATGAAAGAGCAAATTACAACTAATTTGACTGTAATTCAGTGTAATTTCAGCTGTCATCATTACTTAACCTACCCAGAGACAGCCAGACCCTGAGTTTGACTTTAATAGGCAAATGTGCATTTAGTATCAGATTTGCCATGTACCATATAAATTAGATATTGTTGTTGGCCTTGAAGGCCTTGTCCACATTCCTTAACTGACTACAAAACACCATGTTGTCATTACCTAATAATTCCTACCCTTTCATAtaacttttttacatttttggatGAATCCGTAGATAGTTTATGTTGAGGCTAAGGATCAtggtctctgtctctctgcaggtgtgGCTTTGATGCGCATGCAGAGTCCACCCGTCAACAGCCTCAGTTTAGATTTCCTCACAGAGTTCTGCACCGCCACAGAGAAGCTGGAGATGGATAAGAGTTGCCGAGGCCTCATCATCACCTCGGTACAGTATAACCTCATCGtttaaagcagcagtttaaGATGGAtcttttggctttgtgtgtgtgcgtgtttcagAGGGGGTAGATATATATAAAATGCTTCACTTTTTGATGTTTTAGAATGTTGTTTAATCAGTTGTGCAAGCACTGTCACTGTTGGACTGTGTGACAACTTTTAAATGTTGTAACAGAAAACGACAATTTactcttagtgtgtgtgtgtgtgtgtgtgtgtgtgtgtattgcttCAAATCCAGAGCAAAACCAAGGCGTTCTCAGCTGGGCTGGACCTCAAGGAGATGTACAGGAAGAGTCCAGAGCATTATAGAGAGTTCTACAAAGCTGTTCAGGAGATGTGGCTGAAGCTCTATAGCTCCAACATGATCACTATAGCTGCAATCAACGTACGAATAAATGACTCACCCCAGTTCCCCACTCTCCCATAGGAGGTTTTCATATTTCCACCTACAACACCAGTATTTTTATTGAAATGACTCTAAAACCTCTGTTATCGCTCCCTCCACAGGGTTCCAGTCCTGCAGGAGGCTGCCTGATGTCTATTGCCTGTGACTACAGGATAATGGCGGACAACCCTCATTACAACATCGGCCTTAATGAGGCGCAGCTCGGCATTGTAGCACCTTTTTGGTAAGGAATTATAAATATGGCAACACCTGACAGTGTGTGACAGTGGTAATGTTCATGGTGATGATCATGTTAATATTTACAATGAATAAAACAACTAATAAGTAACTGTTAATTGTAGTAAACcactactgctgctgtgtgcaggGTTAGGGACACCATGAAGAACACAGTGGGCCATCGAAATGCAGAGATATCTCTGAAGCTGGGGCTGCTTTACAACCCTTCAGAGGCCCTGAAGATAGGACTGGTGGACCAGCTGGTACCTGAAGACGAGATCGTCACCACAGCCATACAGACAATGACCAAATGGTTGGCTATTCCAGGTACATTAATAGAATAGGAGATTTGTGTTACAAAATATACTACTTGCAACATTCTGGAGGTGGACTTGTTCACTTGGAAAAGAGAATAGTAACTCATTTTATAGCAAAAGTGCAAAATTACATTGTTAATTCTCCTCCTTGTTCAATATTTTTAGCTGGATTTACCTTACAATCCTGAAATATTTGATAGACATTAGCTTGATATCATACCTAGTTATGGTTATGTATGAGTTAACTGAagaatgaatttgtttttgctgaccttCTTTAGTAGAAGTTATCATCTTTCCGTGATAATGTAAAAGTGTACTCCTGGGTACACCATGACATCACTGTTGGGGGTGGTTGCACATGGTCTGGGTTGCTACAGACCTTAACTTATCAGGACCCTCACTTAATGAGACTTTGTCCCAAGGAACTAAAtcactgaataaaacacaatgaaaagaaacCCAACACTGCTCAAAATACAGGcaataaaataagaacaaatagGTGTATTAACTTCACTATTTGGAATGTCCATCTGTTCACTTTACAGACCACGCCAGACACAACATCAAGTCCATGATGAGGAAGCCAACCATCGACAAGCTGAAGTCTAACAGAGAGGCTGACATCCAAGAATTTCTCAGTTTTATCACCAAAGACTCCATTCAGAAGTCACTTGGGTTCTATCTTGAGATGCTTAAATGGAAAAAGGAATAAGCCAGTAGGTGGAGGCATCATGATGCAGCTGTCTGCAGGAATGTGCAAGTGGAGGCTGCAGTGGATGTTGCCAACGTTGACTGTGCCAGAATGCGCACATTGGAGTGGCTGTGGATTTTTCTAGCAGTGCCTGTAGGTGGAGGAAACTCCATGTTATTGGTAGAGGATGGAGGTGGATGAGTCCAGCCCCATCAAAGCTGTTGGGACATTTTTTGTTATCTATCTTGAACAGGTGCCAGTTTTATTCAGTCAagataaaaaaatctttaccaACAGAAATGTGGAGAATGtatcatgtttatttattaaaccTATTAGCAGTGATGAGATGAAGACTGTGTCTGTATACTATGACTTCCTTGTGGCCACTGACCTTtctttggtaaaaaaaaacaaaaaactgacacAGTATGTTTACAAGTATAGTCCACCTTAATAAATATCTTAGCAGTGGCCTGGGACCTACAATGCCAACTATCGTTCATTTATCACCCATAACTGGCACTACCTTTAAGAAACATGGCATGCCTCACAGCTCTGTTTTCGGTCTTCTCCTgttctctttatatttttcaccTCTTACCCAAATTAtacacatttccacattttggGGAATCCCTTTGTCAAATAATTTCCAACCAGTGACATTTCCAGCCAGACTCCTAACTAAAACCAGAGAATCTGACCATATTATACTAACTTCAGCTTCACTTTATCGGCTCCCTATCACTGTCAGACTTTAAGGTGCTTCTCATGActtaaaaaactgtaaatgagCTCACCATTTCCTATCTGTCTCACCTTTTTATGCCTTACATTCCTTCCCATGCCCTATACTCTGAGTACTGATCTCCTGTCAGTCCCAAGAGTTTCCTATCATGCCTCCCTTTCTCTGTTACAAACTGTTTATAAAACTATAACTACCAAACACATCTTTGTCTACGCCCTGTATAACTCTCTTAGCACCACCTGTGATTTTGGAAGTGCAATTATTTTTCACATCAGAGATTAAACATTGCATGGAGAACCAACCACCTTCACACGCCTCTCAGtgtgcgtctctctctctgtaagaACGGCAGCCCACTCCGGAGCACAAGGTGGCGCTAATGCTTTTAAAACGGTGGTTACCACTCCGACTCCGTGAAGAAGTTCAGTGGCGCAGTCGGTTCGACCAGTTTCAACAATGGCACTGAGGGCTGCATTGAGGAGCAAGTGTGGCCTGTCAAGTATGTTTGCGTCTATTAAGCACTTTGTTGCGATTTGATTGTAGGTGTGCGCGTCAGTTTTTTACAATTATTCTAACGTAGTTTGAGTTAAAAACTGTCATCTCGTCTCCGCCGGCTGTTAGCTGCGTTAGCTCTGAGCTCTGCAGAAACTGGATCAAAGGTCACTGCTGGGCTTTTTACCTTTAGCCACCAACTGTCACACATAAACCCTCCAAGTTTATATCAGCTTATACCTGCCATTAGCTATCACTGCCAGTCAGCTCATGGCCAGTTTGTTCTGAAAAATGAAGGCGTAAAAGAATAATTCAAACCCAGTTAATGTCAGTTATAGATTGATGGTGATTTAtacactgatttgttttgttcaaatttaTGCAGTAGCCAGGACgtaaaaatgcttttaaaatgaaGCTGCACTTTAACAGGAATACATGTGAGACACgaagagacagaaataacaataaactgACATAAACTTACCTGAGTTAAACTGACTAGATTTCTCTACTCTCCATAAATCTTCATTCAGTGTGTTACTAAATCCTGTTTATACCAGCAGCAGGATTTCTCTCCTGCTCCACTTTCCTTATTATTTCAGCCACTACTATTAGCCATCTGTTCAGAACTGTATTAGGTTGTTGTTAACATATTAATTGTTACTGCAGTCATTTGAAATAACAATTACGCTTGTTTTTGCCAgtaagtgaaatgaaattgtgAACTGAAACTTCTGTTCTCATTTATCATGTATGGGATTAATCATGTAGTCACATAAGAGCTGCTCTTAAAGTTTACTTTTCCAAAGTTTACTCTTTCAAGCACTCTTACGTGTAATTCTTAAAGTTTGATAAATACGTGCCAAGGACGAGACACATTATTTAAATCATGATGTTGCTTTCTtcaaatactgtgtgtgtgtgtgtgtgtgtgtgtgtgtgtgtgtgtgtgcaggtcttCTTGCCCAGCAGTCCTCCTGCAGCCGTcatggcagagtgtgtgtgtctcctgtcctCGTCACTCAGCGGAGGAACAACTCCACCTCACCTAAGATAAAAGTAGATTTCGACCAGAACACAGGTAAACATTTTTCCAtcatccctctttttctcttacTGTTATTGATCTgcgtctttcttttttctcacaTGAAACCCGTAAAATCACGACATGGCTGTTCCAAACAGCATTTTCTCCTCCTAGCAGGAGGCTAATGTGTAGCGAGTTGAATCATACGAGCACAGAATTCTGGCAGTCAtaaatgtttgtctttgatttgttgattaatttttttgGTGAATTCTTTTAGTTCAtggtctctgtctctctgcaggtgtgGCTTTGATGCGCATGCAGAGTCCACCCGTCAACAGCCTCAGTTTAGATTTCCTCACAGAGTTCTGCATCGCCACAGAGAAGCTGGAGATGGATAAGAGTTGCCGAGGCCTCATCATCACCTCGGTACAGTATAACCTCAttgtttaaagctgcagtttaaGATGGGTCTTTTGGCTTTGTGTGCGTGTTACAGGGGAGGTAGTGTATTATAAAATGCTTCAAATTGCATCGTAGGACatactttttaatgttttagaaTGTTGTTTAATCAGTCAGGATAGCACTTTTAATGTTGGATTGTATGACACAATTTTTAAATGTTGCGGAAGAAACTGATAGGTTACCCGATGTGTGTATGGATTTAATGTAGAGCCAACCCAAGGTGTTTTCAGCCGGGCTGGACATCATGGAGATGTACAGGAAGAGTCCAGAGCACTGCGCAGAGTTCTGGAAAGCTGTTCAGGAGATGTGGCTGAAGCTCTATGGCTCCAACATGATCACTATTGCTGCAATCAATGTACGtataaatcagaaaaatgaaaagatcagACATCTTCCAGATACACTACATGATATCAGGAACATGACACCTTTCACTACCTCTCCaatacctgtgtgtgtctgtgtgtgtagaatATGTTAGAGACATGAAGAAGTTTAAACATCTTTTgtttacctctctctctctctctctctctctctctctttctctctctctctctctgacagtaAACCACAATTACTTAACCATCATTATTGATAGCCATTACCAAAGGCAAACTAAGTGCAGAAAGACAGGGCTGGCAGCAGCAACACCACATGCAACCAGCCACAGTATATCAGAGACAGAGGCAAGGTAGTGTGTCCCGGGTGTAACTCCTCGCTCCCTCCACAGGGTTCCAGTCCTGCAGGAGGCTGCCTGATGTCTATTGCCTGTGACTACAGGATAATGGCGGACAACCCTCGCTACAGCATCGGCCTTAATGAGACGCAGCTCGGCATTGTAGCACCTTTTTGGTAAGGAATTGTTAATATGAATATGACAAGGGGGTTGGCtgattgtttgtattttaatatcTTCCGATTGAAGATGAACCAGATCGCAATTAATATGTGCAGCTGTGCACACTCTGCTCTGCCCCTGGCAAAATGGTCCAAAAAACAACTGCCAATCTCCCATTCGATCATCGATATACAATCTGATTGTCAGTCAGCACAACCCTGTATGACAACGCCCATGACAGCTGTGGTCAGTCGCTTTCACCTGATTGACTGTGGTAAACAGGTagtgctgctgtgtgcaggTTTAAGGACACCATGATGAACACAGTGGGCCATCGAACCACAGAGATGGCTCTGGAGTTAGGGCTGCTTTACAACCCTTCAGAGGCCCTGAAGATAGGACTGGTGGACCAGCTGGTACCTGAAGACGAGGTCCTCACCACAGCCACACAGACAATGACCAAATGGTTGGCTATTCCAGGTACGTAAATCGCAAAGTagcactttttttcatttgtaccTAGTGTGTTGGGGGGGAGCAATTTGATAATTTTAGACCTTGTTCAACAAAATCATAGCATAACTAATGTCAATGTCAGCCATCTGACTGAAATTAAACGGATACAGCAAACCTTTTTGTGACTTCCCATATAGATACTGCACCAATTAAAATATTAGTTATTTCTAGTTATTACACTTTTGACCAAATAAGTGCTGATTTCTTAACAAAAGTTTTAAATAGGTCAGAATCTGATACTTTGGTTGGAGGTCCAGTAACTCCACTGGTAGAATCTGTGAGCTAACTGTCCATCTGTTCACTTTGCAGACCACGCCAGACAGATCAGCAAGTCCATGATCAGGAAGCCAACCATCGACAAGCTAAAGTGTAACAGAGAGGCTGACGTCCAATACTTTGTCAACTTCATCACCAAAGACTCCATTCAGAAGTCGCTCGGCATGTATCTGGAGATGCTTAAAAAGAGAAAGGGCTAAGGGAGAgtgggaaacaaaaaaatcacactcACATATAAGAGCCATAACAAGAAA of the Scatophagus argus isolate fScaArg1 chromosome 16, fScaArg1.pri, whole genome shotgun sequence genome contains:
- the LOC124073176 gene encoding enoyl-CoA delta isomerase 1, mitochondrial-like; this translates as MALRAALRSKCGLSSLLAQQSSCSRHGRVCVSPVLVTQRRNNSTSPKIKVDFDQNTGVALMRMQSPPVNSLSLDFLTEFCIATEKLEMDKSCRGLIITSSQPKVFSAGLDIMEMYRKSPEHCAEFWKAVQEMWLKLYGSNMITIAAINGSSPAGGCLMSIACDYRIMADNPRYSIGLNETQLGIVAPFWFKDTMMNTVGHRTTEMALELGLLYNPSEALKIGLVDQLVPEDEVLTTATQTMTKWLAIPDHARQISKSMIRKPTIDKLKCNREADVQYFVNFITKDSIQKSLGMYLEMLKKRKG
- the LOC124073532 gene encoding enoyl-CoA delta isomerase 1, mitochondrial-like, translating into MAYCVCVCVCAGLLSQQSSCSRHGGVCVSPVLVTQRRNNSTSPKIKVDFDQKRGVALMRMQSPPVNSLSLDFLTEFCTATEKLEMDKSCRGLIITSSKTKAFSAGLDLKEMYRKSPEHYREFYKAVQEMWLKLYSSNMITIAAINGSSPAGGCLMSIACDYRIMADNPHYNIGLNEAQLGIVAPFWVRDTMKNTVGHRNAEISLKLGLLYNPSEALKIGLVDQLVPEDEIVTTAIQTMTKWLAIPDHARHNIKSMMRKPTIDKLKSNREADIQEFLSFITKDSIQKSLGFYLEMLKWKKE